The proteins below come from a single Chitinophaga pinensis DSM 2588 genomic window:
- a CDS encoding WG repeat-containing protein produces the protein MKTVYFLPVLLISLWCKAQDGLYPYAEKGKWGLTNKKHAVVLEPQFDSIQLFQGDYARVENNRKVGLINGSGKIIYPCTYNDMPIVAPNGMAVAKTIKGYILLDPATGKQKGSLVFDEIPSINPLSKATNLLVVKKEGTIGLVDMNTGNLVNKTLKFDDGEFFEEPSLKNFLIVALDGKYGVIETSNGKEVIPATYGEIKSATDGSQDLIKAITDDERVVYFDASGKVAPASVAKAAQKVEESTNHDAAALEGSEEKKDMRIYKIPGGKWRVVIEIGEFQRPGRALDSVEFNGYSTLEYLSYREAQPIPGMIKAVKDNNTGVIDLKGNVIVPLIYDDVKYREDNFGHYAFIETRVGNRVGIIPVETMKELKKPVLAQVIDEDVNRKALLVQTAGGTRGYMDKTTGEIYIPGYRD, from the coding sequence CTCTATCCCTATGCTGAAAAAGGGAAATGGGGACTTACCAACAAGAAACATGCAGTCGTACTTGAACCACAATTTGACAGTATTCAGCTGTTCCAGGGAGATTATGCCCGTGTGGAAAATAACAGAAAGGTAGGATTGATCAATGGCTCCGGCAAGATCATCTACCCTTGTACATACAATGATATGCCAATCGTTGCTCCGAATGGGATGGCCGTTGCAAAAACCATCAAAGGTTATATCCTGCTGGACCCGGCAACCGGCAAACAGAAAGGATCCCTGGTATTCGATGAAATACCTAGTATCAATCCGCTTTCCAAAGCCACCAATCTCCTTGTTGTTAAGAAAGAAGGTACTATCGGTCTCGTAGATATGAACACCGGTAACCTGGTGAATAAAACACTCAAATTTGATGATGGCGAATTCTTTGAAGAACCATCACTCAAAAATTTCCTGATCGTTGCACTGGATGGTAAATACGGTGTAATAGAAACATCCAATGGCAAAGAAGTGATCCCTGCTACTTACGGAGAGATCAAAAGTGCTACCGATGGTTCACAGGACCTGATCAAGGCCATTACAGACGACGAACGTGTAGTATACTTTGATGCCAGTGGTAAAGTCGCTCCTGCTTCAGTAGCCAAAGCGGCACAAAAAGTCGAGGAAAGCACTAACCATGACGCTGCCGCCCTTGAAGGTTCCGAAGAGAAAAAAGATATGCGTATCTACAAAATCCCGGGTGGTAAATGGAGAGTAGTAATTGAGATCGGTGAATTCCAACGTCCGGGCAGAGCACTGGACAGCGTTGAATTCAATGGCTACTCAACACTGGAATACCTGTCTTACCGCGAAGCACAACCTATCCCTGGTATGATCAAAGCCGTGAAAGACAACAACACAGGCGTGATCGATCTGAAAGGTAATGTGATCGTTCCATTGATCTATGATGATGTGAAATACAGAGAAGATAACTTTGGTCACTATGCCTTCATCGAAACAAGGGTAGGTAACCGCGTAGGGATCATTCCTGTCGAAACCATGAAGGAACTGAAAAAGCCCGTACTGGCACAGGTGATCGATGAAGATGTTAACCGTAAGGCATTACTGGTACAAACTGCCGGTGGTACAAGAGGATACATGGACAAAACTACAGGCGAGATCTATATTCCCGGATACAGAGACTAA
- a CDS encoding acetate/propionate family kinase, translated as MDKKNTVILTINCGSSSLKFALFDYSSLALISKGNIQNIGAESSIHIEDAAGHEERAMQAVPDLETAIQLLTGLLEDSYAPYTIHAIGHRIVQGGKEHYLPELITPALLDAFESLIPLAQGHLPAEITAIRAFASAYPAVPQIACFDTAFHKDMPFTAKYFAIPRHLWEDGIIRYGFHGLSYEYIYQQLQQSSPQEARGKIIIAHLGNGASMAAIRDGKSIDTTMGLTPTGGLVMSTRSGDLDPGVILYLLKEKQFLSERALNELLNKQSGLKGVSGTVADIQTLLEKENTDPKAAEAVQLFCYQAKKYIGALTAATEGIDTLIFTGGIGLHAPLIRERICAGLGYLGIQTDAALNNDNRDIISPEGAPVKVRVMATNEELIIAQHTQQCLHTH; from the coding sequence ATGGATAAAAAAAATACCGTCATCTTAACCATTAACTGCGGCTCTTCCAGTCTGAAATTTGCCTTGTTTGATTACAGTTCCCTAGCACTGATCAGCAAAGGAAATATACAGAACATCGGTGCTGAGAGCAGCATTCATATTGAAGACGCCGCCGGTCATGAAGAACGGGCTATGCAAGCGGTGCCTGATCTGGAAACAGCGATACAATTACTCACCGGACTGCTGGAAGACAGTTACGCACCTTATACGATCCATGCGATCGGGCACCGGATTGTACAGGGCGGCAAAGAACATTACTTACCCGAGTTAATTACCCCCGCCCTCCTGGATGCATTCGAATCACTGATACCACTCGCGCAGGGCCACCTTCCGGCTGAAATCACCGCCATACGCGCCTTTGCATCCGCCTATCCGGCGGTGCCGCAGATAGCCTGTTTTGATACCGCCTTTCACAAAGACATGCCCTTCACAGCAAAATATTTTGCCATTCCCCGTCACCTGTGGGAGGATGGTATTATCAGATACGGTTTTCATGGCCTTTCGTATGAGTACATTTATCAACAACTACAGCAATCGTCACCACAGGAAGCCAGGGGAAAAATCATCATCGCGCATCTGGGCAACGGAGCCAGCATGGCCGCTATACGCGATGGTAAAAGTATAGATACCACTATGGGCCTGACGCCCACCGGCGGCCTCGTCATGAGTACCCGCTCTGGTGACCTCGATCCCGGTGTCATACTCTACTTACTAAAAGAAAAACAATTCCTCAGCGAGAGGGCTTTAAATGAGCTGCTCAACAAACAATCAGGTCTAAAAGGCGTATCCGGCACCGTAGCTGATATCCAGACCCTGCTGGAAAAAGAAAACACCGATCCCAAAGCAGCAGAGGCAGTACAACTGTTCTGTTATCAGGCGAAAAAATACATCGGTGCTTTAACAGCAGCTACAGAAGGTATAGACACATTGATATTTACCGGTGGCATCGGTTTACACGCCCCGCTGATAAGAGAAAGGATCTGTGCCGGTCTCGGATACCTGGGTATACAAACAGATGCGGCACTGAATAATGATAACCGTGACATCATCTCTCCGGAAGGCGCTCCGGTGAAAGTCAGGGTAATGGCTACAAATGAAGAGCTCATTATTGCACAACACACACAGCAATGTTTGCACACACATTAA
- a CDS encoding phosphoketolase, which translates to MATLTNEQVHNIQAYWEASNYLAAAQIYLQDNPLLKDPLLTGHIKPRLLGHWGTSPGLNFIYVHLNRLIKSSDADILFICGPGHGAPAVLAQTWLEGTYTETYPEITQDEKGMRQFFRQFSTPGGIPSHVSAHTPGSVHEGGELGYSLAHAAGAVMDNPHLIAACVVGDGEAETGPLAGSWKQNCFLNPARDGAVLPILHLNGYKISGPTVMGRMPDDALATLFNGYGYAPLFVRAADTIGTHQEMAMALDTAYERIRAIQQYARDGKKTDERTLWPLIILRSPKGWTGPVMWKGKPVEGTFRSHQVPLPDVREDQDQLALLEQWLRSYTPEKHFTANGAPQAALKALAPIGDKRMSATPYANGGKDAQALVMPDFKNYAVTVNAPGVIIAEGTRELGKMLRDIFELNEQQQNFRVFCPDETTSNRLNAVFEVTKRCFMEHLIDIDDHLSPDGRVMEVLSEHLCQGWLEGYLLTGRHGVFPCYEAFITIIDSMFNQHAKWLKTCREIPWRKDLPSLNYLLTSHSWRQDHNGYSHQGPGFIDTVANKKSNVIRIYLPPDANCLLSVMDHCLKSRNYVNLVVAGKQPALQWLNVEDAAKHCAQGASVWEWASNDNGQQPDVVLACAGDVPTLEIIAAAWLLRKHLPDLKVRVVNVVDLMSLSPKDYHPHGLEAALFTSLFTDDTPVVFAFHGYVRIVHDLVHGRPHPARFHLRGFMEEGTTTTPFDMVVLNKMSRFHLAIAAIQRTERQLEKADEVIGYFEDKLSMHNIYIRECLEDMPDISNWKWSDE; encoded by the coding sequence ATGGCAACACTCACTAACGAACAAGTACATAACATACAGGCTTACTGGGAAGCATCCAATTATCTCGCAGCAGCACAGATCTATCTGCAGGATAATCCATTGCTGAAAGATCCGCTGCTGACCGGCCACATCAAACCAAGGCTCTTAGGTCACTGGGGGACTTCTCCAGGTTTGAACTTTATTTATGTGCATCTTAACAGACTCATTAAATCCAGCGATGCAGATATCCTGTTCATCTGTGGGCCCGGACACGGCGCACCAGCAGTTCTTGCACAGACCTGGCTGGAAGGGACCTATACGGAGACCTATCCTGAAATTACACAGGATGAAAAAGGAATGAGACAGTTCTTCCGGCAATTCTCCACACCTGGAGGTATTCCCAGTCATGTGAGTGCACATACACCCGGGTCTGTTCATGAAGGCGGTGAACTAGGCTATTCCCTGGCACACGCAGCAGGTGCGGTAATGGATAATCCCCATCTCATAGCAGCCTGCGTAGTTGGTGACGGAGAAGCTGAAACCGGTCCGCTGGCAGGTAGCTGGAAACAGAACTGTTTCCTCAATCCTGCACGCGATGGAGCTGTATTACCAATACTGCATCTCAACGGTTATAAAATATCCGGTCCTACAGTAATGGGGCGTATGCCGGATGATGCACTCGCCACCTTATTTAACGGATACGGTTACGCGCCTTTATTTGTACGCGCGGCAGATACGATCGGCACACATCAGGAAATGGCCATGGCGCTCGACACAGCTTATGAACGAATTAGAGCAATACAGCAATATGCCAGAGATGGAAAGAAAACAGACGAACGTACCTTATGGCCGCTCATTATACTCCGTTCCCCTAAAGGCTGGACAGGTCCTGTCATGTGGAAAGGTAAACCGGTAGAAGGAACGTTCCGCTCCCACCAGGTACCACTGCCCGATGTCAGGGAAGATCAGGACCAGCTGGCCCTGCTGGAACAATGGTTACGCAGTTATACACCGGAAAAACACTTTACAGCAAATGGCGCTCCACAGGCTGCACTGAAGGCCCTCGCTCCCATTGGTGACAAACGTATGAGCGCTACGCCATACGCCAATGGCGGCAAAGATGCGCAAGCGCTGGTGATGCCGGATTTCAAAAACTATGCGGTAACCGTGAATGCTCCTGGTGTTATTATTGCCGAAGGCACACGTGAACTGGGAAAGATGCTACGCGATATTTTCGAACTGAATGAACAGCAGCAAAACTTCCGTGTGTTCTGTCCTGATGAAACGACTTCCAACAGACTGAACGCGGTGTTTGAAGTCACTAAGCGCTGCTTTATGGAGCACCTGATTGATATAGATGATCATTTATCCCCTGATGGCAGGGTCATGGAAGTATTGAGCGAACATCTCTGTCAGGGCTGGCTGGAAGGTTATCTGCTGACCGGCAGACACGGTGTTTTCCCTTGTTATGAAGCCTTTATCACCATTATCGACTCCATGTTTAATCAACATGCAAAATGGTTGAAAACATGCCGGGAAATCCCCTGGAGAAAAGACCTTCCCTCGCTGAATTACCTGCTGACTTCTCATAGCTGGCGACAGGATCACAATGGATATAGTCATCAGGGACCAGGTTTTATTGATACCGTCGCCAATAAGAAAAGCAACGTTATCCGTATCTATCTGCCCCCTGACGCAAACTGTCTGCTGTCTGTCATGGATCACTGCCTGAAAAGCAGGAACTATGTCAATCTGGTGGTAGCAGGTAAGCAACCTGCCCTGCAATGGCTTAATGTGGAAGACGCAGCGAAACATTGCGCACAGGGTGCTTCTGTGTGGGAATGGGCCAGTAATGACAATGGTCAGCAACCTGATGTTGTACTCGCCTGTGCCGGAGATGTGCCTACACTTGAAATTATCGCAGCAGCATGGTTACTTAGGAAGCATTTACCTGACTTAAAAGTAAGAGTTGTGAATGTAGTGGACCTGATGTCGCTCTCTCCGAAAGATTACCATCCGCATGGACTGGAGGCTGCATTATTTACCTCACTTTTCACGGACGATACACCCGTAGTATTTGCCTTTCATGGGTATGTAAGGATTGTACATGACCTCGTACATGGACGGCCGCATCCGGCAAGATTCCACCTGAGAGGATTCATGGAAGAAGGCACGACCACTACCCCGTTTGATATGGTCGTGCTCAATAAAATGAGCCGCTTCCATCTGGCCATTGCCGCCATCCAGCGGACAGAAAGACAGCTGGAAAAAGCAGACGAAGTGATCGGCTATTTTGAAGATAAACTGAGTATGCACAACATCTACATCAGGGAATGCCTGGAAGATATGCCTGATATCAGTAACTGGAAATGGAGTGATGAATAA
- a CDS encoding MarR family winged helix-turn-helix transcriptional regulator has protein sequence MKTPDNIIHLKALGTVVSNLRDAMRHFVQRRLREQNIDLTFEMLQVINTLSEKGEINQQEIANLLNKDKTSITYLLDNLSKRGLVRRVEDPGDRRNKIIHLTEAGHKITDLLAPIVEELHEKASKGLSVDYLKNVTKSLQVIQGNLELE, from the coding sequence GTGAAAACACCCGACAATATTATTCATCTCAAAGCACTGGGCACCGTTGTATCGAATCTCAGGGATGCTATGCGGCATTTCGTGCAGCGAAGGCTCCGGGAACAGAACATCGATCTGACCTTTGAAATGTTGCAGGTGATCAATACGCTGTCGGAAAAAGGAGAGATCAATCAGCAGGAAATTGCCAATCTGCTGAATAAAGACAAAACAAGCATTACTTACCTGCTGGACAACCTTTCTAAAAGAGGATTGGTGCGTAGGGTGGAGGATCCGGGAGACAGAAGAAATAAGATCATTCACCTGACAGAAGCAGGCCATAAGATTACCGATCTGCTGGCTCCGATAGTGGAAGAATTGCATGAAAAAGCCAGTAAAGGACTTTCTGTTGATTACCTGAAAAACGTCACTAAATCTTTGCAGGTGATCCAAGGCAATCTTGAACTAGAATAG
- a CDS encoding type IX secretion system membrane protein PorP/SprF has product MKNGLLLFIFLLLLTCSTQAQQDVQFSQYVFNGLSVNPAYAGYREELYLHSAYRQQWAGFQGAPQTGAIALDGVTDVYTKKVGLGTQITWDRLGPQESISLYGFYAYRIPLENDRRLCFGLGIGATQYAVDGSSRKYVDADDPALTLGKQSTLAPDARFGIYYNTYRTFIGFSVMDLFSAYTGGKIYFGNGTLYSTLRKSRHFYLSGGTVVYLSDDVKLKPSVMIKEDLKGPTNIDLNVFMLLQERMWVGASYRAGVNLWGKPALPDELYKGSAISAMVEVFVSDNMRLGYSYDLTTNGMSRYQRGSHELSIGILFPHNNKVDNTRCARYF; this is encoded by the coding sequence ATGAAGAATGGCCTTTTACTGTTCATCTTTTTGCTGCTGCTGACTTGCTCGACGCAGGCGCAGCAGGATGTGCAGTTTAGTCAGTATGTGTTTAACGGCTTGAGTGTGAATCCTGCTTACGCAGGATACAGGGAGGAGTTGTATCTGCACAGCGCTTATCGTCAGCAATGGGCAGGTTTTCAGGGAGCGCCGCAGACGGGTGCAATCGCTTTAGATGGAGTAACTGATGTATACACCAAAAAGGTAGGTCTTGGCACACAGATAACCTGGGATCGCCTGGGCCCACAGGAGTCAATATCCTTATATGGTTTCTATGCTTATCGTATCCCATTGGAGAATGACCGTCGTTTATGTTTCGGGCTGGGGATCGGCGCGACACAGTATGCGGTAGATGGCAGTTCGCGGAAATATGTAGATGCAGACGATCCTGCATTGACGCTTGGTAAACAAAGTACACTGGCGCCGGATGCACGGTTTGGTATTTACTACAATACTTACAGAACATTTATCGGGTTTTCTGTCATGGATCTTTTCTCTGCGTATACGGGGGGAAAGATCTATTTCGGCAATGGCACCTTGTATTCTACTTTACGCAAATCCCGCCATTTTTATCTCAGCGGAGGAACGGTGGTGTATCTGTCTGATGATGTTAAGCTGAAGCCCTCTGTCATGATTAAAGAGGACCTGAAAGGGCCGACGAATATTGATCTCAATGTATTCATGCTGTTACAGGAGCGCATGTGGGTAGGGGCATCGTATCGGGCAGGTGTGAATCTTTGGGGGAAACCGGCTTTACCGGACGAGCTGTATAAAGGCAGTGCGATCAGCGCAATGGTGGAGGTATTTGTGTCAGATAATATGCGCCTGGGATATTCTTATGATCTTACAACAAATGGTATGTCCAGGTACCAGCGGGGCTCGCATGAGCTGTCTATTGGGATCTTGTTTCCGCACAATAACAAAGTGGATAATACGCGTTGCGCGAGATATTTCTAA
- a CDS encoding T9SS C-terminal target domain-containing protein codes for MKILLIVLSFVSSATAQNGYIYVHLSTLNEASSPDFQFAVNGGPTTIPDYYLNDQPFTTDAISDIGASHGTTAAGLGNGELWVALTNTQIYHRLAGSSEWILTTWNGIALDGAGPGQFVSIDANGDAYLMDGSNQQLIYSSAAHAGLKATDISYGEGRIAIVTADGTLWKNNAIAAPYTDDWSLLAGPGTNATRLDILPSSGDIVYYNAGSGNVFTLPFAGGTALDLGAPGTTDVAFGDNGTIYANGYRWNGSNWVADITRYTVFSHITAAQQVWCASSVPASSGILFSRTENGIWIDDERIAAKGNAIVLPVNAGAYNLSSVVPAGWNLVGFTIYDPGANSTNIPGITNTTIDVSAGETVHVIAQLALLDPLAISQACGVISTEDFGIAAPFTGTSYHYYSSNDISDGYYTIRATDKSGSLTDHTTGTGNMLLVKAGFHREYFYWKRLTNLLIGQPYKLRFWAANTNPAAPVKPDILAGMIATDRSSIVTFSTGAINNSSWTEYTFTFIAPANTADIFLQNNTAGINGNDLALDDIAVIPMAGILPASTMIPATTGICEGTSATISNGTPDGIWTTSNPVAATVDTDGKIRALSAGYTDITYTVTDVTGCNATAIKTLQVYALPDMIALADSKAVCPGTTLNLSATASNTPGPYTFTWTAIPQAGSAITDDQLQQTTAAPRLEDSSFVYIATATDARGCTASGMTDTVTVNKLPEAVINYTPDLCKSGTATVNQTGTTGGTYSSNSGLVIDAATGTIDLENSTAGIHTITYTFSNGQCTNTTTTSVNIHELPVVPAISGASEVCEGAQLLLQNTIAGGTWMTDNSSIATIDATGLLKGITADTVEVVYAIRDNYGCENTISRNVIVSPLPQASIAYDKPVFCTVGTASVAVTGTTGGTFAADAGLKIDSHSGVIDLATSAPGNYTVIYSFNNGKCDNTVTSQIVVEGPPVVAPISGKNMVCIDNQGTDLQCITPGGVWSSNDANILEIGATGHIHGVRPGTAVITYEVTTLNGCRNQRDFTIEVPPMPVFTTTTKSATCNSSIDGSITIPVPGAGYKYRLNGGAWVDENTFAGLRGGDYSVQVMNEKSCVSAVSTVKVPAPLDIALIILPKDITCHGDNSGSLTLSATGGTPPYRVAWSTGATGNKITNLPAGNYSVTVTDQNGCFSTMRMPLTELFPVFLVNDPVKQEGGLLRITGTAMSGADILVTYPDGSITTTHTDGKGGFSTLSSGAVGTGRIMVTVTDPSSKGNCVKYIDYNNSTSADLSIIKSVTIAKSPTVGDPVTFTLTVNNKGLDHASQVIVTDDISGMLDEITNMTATGGRVFFNTRTHQVVWNIDTLYVNKPMQLSFTSRIIYGGMLENSATISGRETDPDLSNNEAAIQPLEISPDLFIPNVVTANGDGKNDYFVVRGIEQYPGSVLEIYNRWGSMVYHALNYSNNWGGVGLSSGIYYYVLKINMSRTAKVYKGYIELIQK; via the coding sequence TTGAAAATCTTACTGATCGTACTATCTTTTGTCTCATCAGCCACAGCACAGAACGGATACATCTACGTACACCTAAGCACGTTAAACGAAGCTTCATCTCCTGATTTTCAATTCGCTGTAAACGGAGGTCCGACTACCATACCCGATTATTACCTGAATGATCAACCCTTTACTACAGACGCTATCAGCGATATCGGTGCAAGTCACGGTACGACTGCTGCTGGTCTGGGGAACGGCGAGTTATGGGTTGCATTGACCAATACACAGATCTATCATCGCCTGGCCGGTAGCAGTGAATGGATATTGACCACATGGAACGGCATAGCATTAGACGGAGCTGGTCCCGGACAGTTTGTCAGTATTGATGCTAACGGTGATGCATACCTTATGGATGGTAGTAATCAACAACTTATTTATTCTTCTGCTGCACATGCAGGTCTGAAAGCAACTGACATCAGTTATGGTGAGGGCCGTATTGCAATCGTGACAGCAGATGGTACCCTCTGGAAAAATAATGCAATAGCAGCACCTTATACAGACGACTGGAGTCTGTTGGCAGGACCAGGTACCAATGCCACCCGACTGGACATTTTACCTTCTTCTGGTGACATCGTTTATTACAACGCCGGCAGTGGTAATGTATTCACGCTTCCTTTTGCCGGAGGAACAGCGCTTGATCTGGGAGCGCCTGGTACTACAGATGTCGCTTTTGGTGACAACGGTACTATCTATGCCAATGGTTATCGCTGGAATGGCAGTAACTGGGTAGCTGATATAACGCGATATACCGTTTTTAGTCACATTACGGCAGCACAACAGGTCTGGTGTGCATCAAGTGTTCCTGCCAGCAGTGGCATACTTTTCAGCCGTACAGAAAATGGTATCTGGATAGACGATGAACGGATCGCAGCAAAGGGAAATGCGATTGTATTGCCCGTGAATGCAGGTGCTTATAACTTGTCATCTGTGGTACCTGCGGGTTGGAATCTCGTAGGATTTACGATATATGATCCGGGGGCAAATTCTACAAATATACCTGGTATAACAAATACTACGATTGATGTTTCCGCAGGAGAGACCGTACATGTGATTGCCCAACTGGCATTACTCGATCCCCTGGCTATATCGCAGGCATGTGGTGTGATATCGACAGAAGATTTTGGCATAGCCGCACCCTTTACAGGAACCTCATATCACTACTACAGCAGCAATGATATCAGCGACGGCTACTATACTATTCGGGCTACTGATAAAAGTGGTTCGCTGACAGATCACACAACAGGCACCGGCAACATGTTATTAGTGAAAGCAGGTTTTCACCGGGAATATTTTTATTGGAAACGCCTGACTAATTTATTAATCGGACAACCTTATAAATTACGGTTCTGGGCTGCTAATACAAATCCGGCTGCTCCTGTGAAACCGGATATACTGGCCGGCATGATCGCTACTGACAGAAGCAGTATCGTGACATTCAGTACCGGGGCAATCAACAACAGCAGCTGGACGGAATATACATTTACTTTTATCGCACCCGCTAATACTGCTGATATTTTCCTGCAGAACAATACCGCTGGTATCAACGGGAACGATCTCGCGCTGGATGATATCGCGGTGATTCCCATGGCGGGTATATTGCCTGCCAGTACGATGATTCCTGCTACAACAGGTATTTGTGAAGGGACATCGGCTACCATTTCAAATGGTACGCCAGACGGTATATGGACGACCAGTAATCCTGTTGCTGCGACAGTAGATACGGATGGAAAGATCAGGGCGCTTAGTGCAGGATACACTGACATTACCTATACCGTGACAGATGTAACAGGGTGTAACGCAACAGCTATCAAAACCTTGCAGGTATATGCTTTGCCAGATATGATCGCTTTGGCTGACAGTAAAGCTGTTTGTCCGGGTACCACACTGAACCTGTCTGCCACCGCCAGCAATACACCTGGTCCTTATACTTTTACATGGACCGCTATTCCGCAGGCAGGCAGTGCGATTACAGATGATCAGCTGCAACAGACTACAGCTGCGCCCAGATTGGAAGACAGCAGTTTTGTGTATATCGCTACAGCGACGGATGCGCGTGGCTGTACAGCATCGGGGATGACGGATACCGTTACTGTAAATAAGTTACCGGAAGCGGTGATCAATTATACACCAGATCTCTGTAAATCAGGAACCGCCACTGTCAATCAGACTGGTACCACGGGTGGTACTTACTCCTCGAACAGTGGGCTGGTGATTGATGCTGCAACAGGAACAATTGATCTCGAAAACAGTACAGCAGGTATACATACCATCACCTATACATTCAGTAATGGACAGTGTACCAATACAACCACTACCAGTGTAAATATTCACGAGTTGCCTGTTGTTCCTGCTATCAGCGGCGCTTCGGAAGTTTGTGAAGGAGCGCAACTTTTATTACAGAATACAATTGCAGGTGGTACCTGGATGACAGATAATTCATCTATTGCGACGATAGACGCTACCGGTTTATTAAAGGGAATTACTGCTGATACGGTTGAAGTGGTATATGCGATCAGAGACAATTATGGTTGTGAGAACACGATCAGCAGGAATGTTATTGTCAGTCCGTTACCACAGGCAAGCATTGCATACGATAAGCCTGTATTTTGTACAGTAGGTACTGCGAGTGTTGCTGTGACAGGTACAACAGGTGGTACGTTTGCTGCGGATGCAGGATTAAAGATTGATAGCCATTCCGGTGTGATAGATCTTGCTACAAGTGCACCGGGCAATTATACAGTTATTTATAGCTTCAATAACGGCAAATGCGACAATACCGTTACCTCGCAGATTGTCGTGGAAGGGCCTCCGGTAGTAGCGCCGATCAGCGGCAAGAACATGGTGTGTATCGACAATCAGGGTACTGATCTGCAGTGTATCACTCCGGGAGGTGTATGGAGCAGCAATGATGCAAATATCCTGGAGATAGGCGCTACGGGACATATTCATGGAGTCAGGCCGGGTACAGCGGTCATTACCTATGAAGTAACAACGCTAAACGGTTGCCGTAATCAAAGAGACTTCACAATAGAAGTACCGCCGATGCCGGTGTTTACCACAACAACAAAGAGCGCTACCTGTAACAGTAGCATTGATGGCAGTATTACCATACCAGTGCCGGGCGCCGGTTATAAGTATAGATTAAATGGTGGAGCCTGGGTAGATGAGAATACATTTGCCGGTCTGAGGGGAGGTGATTATAGTGTGCAGGTGATGAATGAAAAGAGCTGTGTATCTGCTGTTTCAACAGTAAAAGTGCCTGCGCCATTAGATATTGCATTGATCATTCTTCCAAAAGACATTACCTGTCATGGCGATAATTCCGGTTCATTGACTTTATCCGCGACAGGTGGTACACCGCCTTACCGAGTTGCATGGAGTACAGGGGCCACAGGAAATAAAATTACAAATCTGCCGGCCGGTAATTACTCCGTTACAGTAACAGACCAGAATGGTTGTTTTTCAACAATGAGAATGCCGCTTACAGAACTGTTCCCGGTGTTTTTAGTGAATGATCCTGTAAAGCAGGAGGGCGGTTTATTGAGAATTACCGGCACCGCTATGTCGGGTGCAGATATCCTGGTCACCTATCCGGATGGTAGTATCACTACGACGCATACAGATGGAAAAGGCGGCTTCAGTACTTTATCATCCGGCGCAGTTGGAACAGGCAGGATCATGGTGACAGTAACTGATCCTTCCAGTAAAGGGAATTGTGTAAAATACATAGACTACAACAACAGTACTTCTGCTGACCTTTCTATTATCAAAAGTGTGACGATCGCAAAATCACCAACTGTAGGTGATCCGGTGACCTTTACACTGACAGTTAACAATAAAGGTCTGGACCATGCTTCACAAGTGATCGTGACCGATGATATTTCAGGTATGCTGGATGAAATCACAAATATGACAGCAACTGGCGGCCGTGTGTTCTTCAATACACGTACGCATCAGGTGGTGTGGAATATAGATACGCTGTATGTAAATAAGCCGATGCAATTGTCATTTACCTCACGTATCATATATGGTGGTATGCTGGAAAATTCAGCTACTATTTCCGGTCGTGAAACAGATCCCGATCTGAGCAATAACGAGGCTGCTATCCAGCCTTTAGAGATCTCCCCTGATCTGTTTATTCCGAATGTGGTGACGGCAAATGGCGATGGTAAGAATGATTATTTCGTGGTGAGAGGTATTGAGCAATATCCTGGTTCCGTGTTGGAAATATATAATCGCTGGGGCAGTATGGTATACCATGCGCTCAACTATTCTAATAACTGGGGCGGTGTGGGACTCTCTTCGGGCATCTACTATTATGTGCTGAAGATTAATATGTCACGTACCGCAAAAGTATATAAAGGATACATAGAACTGATCCAAAAATAG